The following coding sequences are from one Ursus arctos isolate Adak ecotype North America unplaced genomic scaffold, UrsArc2.0 scaffold_23, whole genome shotgun sequence window:
- the LOC113244018 gene encoding glutathione S-transferase P isoform X2, whose translation MNSSGRTKGLCVRGVTTTRGQKQDCANPKVSGKLVPPYTIVYFPVRGRCEAMRMLLADQGQSWKEEVVTKETWLQGPLKASCLYGQLPKFQDGDLTLYQSNAILRHLGRSLGLYGKDQREAALLDVVNDGVEDLRCKYVMLIYTNYEAGKEEYLKALPGYLKPFETLLSQNEGGQAFIVGDQISFADYNLLDLLLIHQVLAPSCLDSLPLLSAYVARLSARPKLKAFLASLEHVNRPINGNGKQ comes from the exons ATGAACTCTTCAGG GCGGACAAAAGGTTTGTGCGTCCGGGGTGTGACAACCACGCGGGGACAGAAGCAGGATTGCGCCAACCCTAAGGTCTCCGGAAAATTGG TGCCGCCCTACACCATCGTCTACTTTCCCGTTCGAG ggcGCTGCGAGGCCATGCGCATGCTGCTGGCTGACCAGGGCCAGAGCTGGAAGGAGGAGGTGGTGACCAAGGAGACCTGGCTGCAGGGCCCGCTCAAGGCCTCCTGT ctctacGGGCAGCTCCCCAAGTTCCAGGATGGAGACCTCACCCTGTACCAGTCCAATGCCATCCTGCGGCACCTGGGCCGCTCCCTTG GGCTGTACGGGAAGGACCAGCGGGAGGCGGCCCTGCTGGATGTGGTGAACGACGGTGTGGAGGACCTCCGCTGCAAATACGTCATGCTCATCTACACCAACTAC gaggcagggaaagaggagtaTTTGAAGGCGCTACCGGGGTACCTGAAGCCCTTTGAGACGCTGCTGTCCCAGAACGAGGGCGGCCAGGCCTTCATCGTGGGCGACCAG ATCTCCTTCGCGGACTACAACTTGCTGGACCTGCTGCTGATTCACCAGGTCCTGGCCCCCAGCTGCCTGGACTCCTTGCCCCTGCTCTCGGCCTATGTGGCGCGCCTCAGCGCCCGGCCCAAGCTCAAGGCCTTCCTGGCCTCCCTGGAGCACGTGAACCGCCCCATCAACGGCAACGGGAAGCAGTGA
- the LOC113244018 gene encoding glutathione S-transferase P isoform X1 translates to MNSSGRTKGLCVRGVTTTRGQKQDCANPKVSGKLVPPYTIVYFPVRGRCEAMRMLLADQGQSWKEEVVTKETWLQGPLKASCLYGQLPKFQDGDLTLYQSNAILRHLGRSLAAWPVSSVSGVGACILLSCCSGLYGKDQREAALLDVVNDGVEDLRCKYVMLIYTNYEAGKEEYLKALPGYLKPFETLLSQNEGGQAFIVGDQISFADYNLLDLLLIHQVLAPSCLDSLPLLSAYVARLSARPKLKAFLASLEHVNRPINGNGKQ, encoded by the exons ATGAACTCTTCAGG GCGGACAAAAGGTTTGTGCGTCCGGGGTGTGACAACCACGCGGGGACAGAAGCAGGATTGCGCCAACCCTAAGGTCTCCGGAAAATTGG TGCCGCCCTACACCATCGTCTACTTTCCCGTTCGAG ggcGCTGCGAGGCCATGCGCATGCTGCTGGCTGACCAGGGCCAGAGCTGGAAGGAGGAGGTGGTGACCAAGGAGACCTGGCTGCAGGGCCCGCTCAAGGCCTCCTGT ctctacGGGCAGCTCCCCAAGTTCCAGGATGGAGACCTCACCCTGTACCAGTCCAATGCCATCCTGCGGCACCTGGGCCGCTCCCTTG CCGCATGGCCCGTCAGTAGCGTGTCAGGTGTCGGGGCCTGCATTTTGCTCTCCTGCTGCTCAGGGCTGTACGGGAAGGACCAGCGGGAGGCGGCCCTGCTGGATGTGGTGAACGACGGTGTGGAGGACCTCCGCTGCAAATACGTCATGCTCATCTACACCAACTAC gaggcagggaaagaggagtaTTTGAAGGCGCTACCGGGGTACCTGAAGCCCTTTGAGACGCTGCTGTCCCAGAACGAGGGCGGCCAGGCCTTCATCGTGGGCGACCAG ATCTCCTTCGCGGACTACAACTTGCTGGACCTGCTGCTGATTCACCAGGTCCTGGCCCCCAGCTGCCTGGACTCCTTGCCCCTGCTCTCGGCCTATGTGGCGCGCCTCAGCGCCCGGCCCAAGCTCAAGGCCTTCCTGGCCTCCCTGGAGCACGTGAACCGCCCCATCAACGGCAACGGGAAGCAGTGA
- the LOC113244018 gene encoding glutathione S-transferase P isoform X4 encodes MPPYTIVYFPVRGRCEAMRMLLADQGQSWKEEVVTKETWLQGPLKASCLYGQLPKFQDGDLTLYQSNAILRHLGRSLGLYGKDQREAALLDVVNDGVEDLRCKYVMLIYTNYEAGKEEYLKALPGYLKPFETLLSQNEGGQAFIVGDQISFADYNLLDLLLIHQVLAPSCLDSLPLLSAYVARLSARPKLKAFLASLEHVNRPINGNGKQ; translated from the exons A TGCCGCCCTACACCATCGTCTACTTTCCCGTTCGAG ggcGCTGCGAGGCCATGCGCATGCTGCTGGCTGACCAGGGCCAGAGCTGGAAGGAGGAGGTGGTGACCAAGGAGACCTGGCTGCAGGGCCCGCTCAAGGCCTCCTGT ctctacGGGCAGCTCCCCAAGTTCCAGGATGGAGACCTCACCCTGTACCAGTCCAATGCCATCCTGCGGCACCTGGGCCGCTCCCTTG GGCTGTACGGGAAGGACCAGCGGGAGGCGGCCCTGCTGGATGTGGTGAACGACGGTGTGGAGGACCTCCGCTGCAAATACGTCATGCTCATCTACACCAACTAC gaggcagggaaagaggagtaTTTGAAGGCGCTACCGGGGTACCTGAAGCCCTTTGAGACGCTGCTGTCCCAGAACGAGGGCGGCCAGGCCTTCATCGTGGGCGACCAG ATCTCCTTCGCGGACTACAACTTGCTGGACCTGCTGCTGATTCACCAGGTCCTGGCCCCCAGCTGCCTGGACTCCTTGCCCCTGCTCTCGGCCTATGTGGCGCGCCTCAGCGCCCGGCCCAAGCTCAAGGCCTTCCTGGCCTCCCTGGAGCACGTGAACCGCCCCATCAACGGCAACGGGAAGCAGTGA
- the LOC113244018 gene encoding glutathione S-transferase P isoform X3, which translates to MRMLLADQGQSWKEEVVTKETWLQGPLKASCLYGQLPKFQDGDLTLYQSNAILRHLGRSLAAWPVSSVSGVGACILLSCCSGLYGKDQREAALLDVVNDGVEDLRCKYVMLIYTNYEAGKEEYLKALPGYLKPFETLLSQNEGGQAFIVGDQISFADYNLLDLLLIHQVLAPSCLDSLPLLSAYVARLSARPKLKAFLASLEHVNRPINGNGKQ; encoded by the exons ATGCGCATGCTGCTGGCTGACCAGGGCCAGAGCTGGAAGGAGGAGGTGGTGACCAAGGAGACCTGGCTGCAGGGCCCGCTCAAGGCCTCCTGT ctctacGGGCAGCTCCCCAAGTTCCAGGATGGAGACCTCACCCTGTACCAGTCCAATGCCATCCTGCGGCACCTGGGCCGCTCCCTTG CCGCATGGCCCGTCAGTAGCGTGTCAGGTGTCGGGGCCTGCATTTTGCTCTCCTGCTGCTCAGGGCTGTACGGGAAGGACCAGCGGGAGGCGGCCCTGCTGGATGTGGTGAACGACGGTGTGGAGGACCTCCGCTGCAAATACGTCATGCTCATCTACACCAACTAC gaggcagggaaagaggagtaTTTGAAGGCGCTACCGGGGTACCTGAAGCCCTTTGAGACGCTGCTGTCCCAGAACGAGGGCGGCCAGGCCTTCATCGTGGGCGACCAG ATCTCCTTCGCGGACTACAACTTGCTGGACCTGCTGCTGATTCACCAGGTCCTGGCCCCCAGCTGCCTGGACTCCTTGCCCCTGCTCTCGGCCTATGTGGCGCGCCTCAGCGCCCGGCCCAAGCTCAAGGCCTTCCTGGCCTCCCTGGAGCACGTGAACCGCCCCATCAACGGCAACGGGAAGCAGTGA